The Balneola sp. genomic interval AGTAAGGGAAAATAGCTTCAACAAAAATCAGAGCAAACCCAAAACCCAGTACAGTCATGATAATAGCTTCGCCTAAAAATTGGCCTATAAGCTGACCCCGAACTGCCCCCATTGTTTTCCTCATTCCAACCTCAAGGCCTCTTTTCGCAGATCTGGCGGTAGCCAGGTTCATAAAATTGGTGCAAGCGATGATGAGTATGAAAAGTCCTATTCCGGAAAAGATGTAGATGTAGGTAATGTCAAAATTAGCAGATATTTCATTCTGAAGGTTTGAGTGGAGATGAATATCAGAGATAGGTTGAAGGCCAAAACTGCTGGCCTCAGCGTACTCATTCCCATAATATTTTTCCTCAAATGCAGGAAATTGAAATATAAGGCCCTGTACATCCTCAGGCTTGTTTAACTGAACATAGGTATACATTGGGGGATGATATTTCACGTTATATTCCCAAGGTCTGAGGCGGCTCAAACTTTCATATGAGATAACATAATCAAACTGAATATGAGAGTTGCTTGGTGGGTTTAACGCAACTCCTGTAATTTCAAAATCAAAAGTATTTCTTGAGTCCTTAAGTCTTAAAGACTTTCCCATAGGATCTTCATCGCCAAAAAACTTTGTGGCTACTTGTTCTGTGATGACCAAAGTAAATGGTTTATCTAAAGCGGTAGCTGGGTTTCCTTTTTTTAAGGGAAAGGAAAACATTTCAAAGAATGAAGAGTCTGCCAAGACAATCCCATCTTCTTGGTAACTAGTGTTATCAGGTCCGGTGATTAACCCTGAACTTGGATATAAATGTGTAACCCTTTTTATGGTTGGAAACTCCATTTCCAAAGCGGGAGCCAGTGCTGAATAGGTAGTTGCATAGGTATCGGTATTGCCATCAGCTTTATAGCTCTCGGTTACTCTGTATAACTCAGTATAATTTTCATGAAATTTGTCATAAGAAAGTTCATGCATTACATATACAGTAATTAACATAACGCAGCCTAACCCAACAGATAAACCAAGAATATTAATAACAGAGTAAAGTCTATTTTTGAAAAGATTCCTGAGGGCAATTTTAAAATAGTTCTTAAACATAGCTAGCTCCGTTTTGTGGATACGTTGTTAATCAAATAGAAACAAGATTAGCTATCCAACTATCGTACCAAAGTTTAGAGAACCCCTTCAAAGCTCTCTAAATAAACTTTTGCTATGTAAGCCTGTTCGCTTTTAAACACCGGGTGTGCGCTTGTGGACAGTAAGGTTTAACGTATTTGAGTGTTTAAGTGCCTCAAACACTTAAACACTTTAGCACGTAACAAATCACTCACTCTTCAAACTCTGAACCGGATTCATGAGTGCAGCTTTAATGGACTGCCAGCTTACTGTTAGCCAGGCTATTACTACTGCAAGAAATCCGGAACCGGCAAAAATCCACCAGCTTAGCCCGGCGTTGTATGCAAAATCAGAGAGCCAGGTATCCATCATCCACCAAGAAACAGGAATAGCTATAAGGATGGCAATAAGAACCAGTTTGGTGAAATCTTTGGTAAGGTGAATAACCAAACTTTGAACGGTTGCTCCCAATACCTTTCGAACCCCAATTTCTTTAGCTCGCTGTTCTGCAGTAAAGGCTGATAAGCCAAATAATCCAAGACAGGAAATGATGACAGCAAAAATGGAAAAGTATTTTGCTAAATCTCCTATGCGCTGTTCACTCCGGTATAATGCGGCGTATTGGTCATCCATGAACTCATAGGCAAATGGATAGGTGGGGTTGAATTCTTTGTATTTATCTTCGACTTGAGCCAGCGTTTCCCGGATATTATCCGATTCTATTCGAACATAGGCAGAGCCTCCAAATTCACTTAAGCGAAAGAATAAAGGTTCAATATCATTACGTAGATTTTCATAATTGAAGTCTCTTACCAAGCCAATGATTTCTGTTTCTTCACCCCAAAGGGTAATGAATTGGCCAACAGGGTTATCGAGTCCCATGACGTTAGCAGCTACTTCATTAATAAGGATTCGGGAAGTATCGGCTCCAAATTCTTCGGAGTGCGTGCGCCCTGAAATTACCTCAAAGCCCATAGTCTCGACAAGGCCATAATCGGCTGATACATTTTCAAACAATATTTGTGTATCGGGCAGTTTGCCAGGCCAGTCTAATCCGGATGTATTTGAATTCCGCCCAAGGAATGAAGAATTAGACCTGGAAGCATTTACAACACCTGGAATGGTTTTAATCTGTTCTTTAAAGGTGTCCCAGTTATTGCGAACATCGCCCTCAACTGTGAATGTAATCAGGTTTTCTTTTTTATAACCCAGGCTTTTATTCTGTGTGTATTGAATTTGTTGGTACACCACGATGGTAGAGATAATCAGGATGACCGAAAGGGTGAATTGAAATACAACCAATCCTTTTCGGGCAAATGCCTCACTCCCCGAAATTTTAAGATTTCCTTTGAGTGTTTTAACAGCCTCAAAAGAAGAAAGATAGAAAGCGGGATA includes:
- a CDS encoding transporter permease; translation: MFKNYLKTAFRSFKRHKSSFLINVIGLSIGMACSILILLWVLDELEYDRFHADVDQIYQVMEHQSYSADVMTTLSTPGILAPALKEEVPEFQYTSTYTWPVEYLFTKESKSLKETGFYARPDIFHILDINLLHGNRDELINSPKTVVVSKEIAVKYFGTENAVGESITLNSNAVHTVTGVFEKLPENSSFQFDYVLPFEDWLANNDWATSWGNNGPRTITKLYPGVDVDALNRKIADFVQQKDEDDSNVELFVYPSADLYLYGQFENRVQTGGRIDYVRLFTVVAIFILLIACINFMNLSTAKATKRAKEVGIRKSIGASQGSLIGQFLGESMMITFFSLIVSVFFVELSLPVFNDLTSKAIDVQYGDPTLLLIFLGTALFTGFIAGSYPAFYLSSFEAVKTLKGNLKISGSEAFARKGLVVFQFTLSVILIISTIVVYQQIQYTQNKSLGYKKENLITFTVEGDVRNNWDTFKEQIKTIPGVVNASRSNSSFLGRNSNTSGLDWPGKLPDTQILFENVSADYGLVETMGFEVISGRTHSEEFGADTSRILINEVAANVMGLDNPVGQFITLWGEETEIIGLVRDFNYENLRNDIEPLFFRLSEFGGSAYVRIESDNIRETLAQVEDKYKEFNPTYPFAYEFMDDQYAALYRSEQRIGDLAKYFSIFAVIISCLGLFGLSAFTAEQRAKEIGVRKVLGATVQSLVIHLTKDFTKLVLIAILIAIPVSWWMMDTWLSDFAYNAGLSWWIFAGSGFLAVVIAWLTVSWQSIKAALMNPVQSLKSE